Genomic window (Paenibacillus sp. PK3_47):
GCCGCCTTTTTGGGCTGGGCTTTGAAAGGAGTGTAGCCGCCGGCATACAGCGTTCCGGCTGTGTAACCCTGGCTTCCGGCCAGCAGGAGAGGGTCATGATGCTGCTCCTTTTCCATGAGCTTCAGCAGAATACCGGCAGATGCCCTGGCATCGTCAAGCGCATCGTGATGCTTCAGGGTGATGCCGAAGTGCTGCGAGACTACGTTCAGTTTATGGGAGGGCAGGTCCTGGAGTATCTTTTTGCTCAGCAGGTAACTGCACATATATTGAAAAGCGGGATAGCTGTTCCCGGATGCATCCAGACAGTAACGCAGCACGCTCATATCGAAGGCAGCATTATGTGCAACGACGATCTCGTCCTGCAGCAGCGGCACCAGCGTTGGCCACAATTCGCCGAATGTAGGCTGGCCCTGAACCATCGACGGGGTGATCCCGTGAATGGCGATATTCATGCCGTCAAAACGCTGCCGCGGATCAATCAGCCACACATGCTCGGCGGTGATCACTCCGTCTCTTATTTGTACAAGACCGAGAGAGCAGGCGCTGGAGCGGCTGGAGTTGGCTGTCTCAAAGTCTATTGCCGTAAAATTCATTGTAAAGCCCCTTATCTATCAAGTATCTCTTTCATCTTATAGGAGTCTAGCGGCAATTACAATCGAACCATTTTACAAAGTCTTGTTAATATGTTATTTCTTAATCTGTGAAGAGCCAGAACTAGACTGTGAAAATAAGGAGATGAATCTGTGCAGCTGCTTAAGGGTCAGAAAGTGGATATTACGAAGGGGAATAACATCAGTGACATCACGTTTTCCTTCGGCTGGACAACAACAAATGCCCAAATGGGAATAGATGCTGCTGCTTTTCTATTGTCGGAGCGGGGCATTTGTGAGCGGGACGAGGACTTTATTTTTTACGGCAACCCGGTATCACAGGACGGAGCTGTCACACATGCAGCCGCAGCACAGGGAGATAAGGAGAGTCTCACGGTATTCCTGTCCCGTCTTCCGCAGCAGATTGCCCGGATTGCCCTGACACTGACGATTTATGAAGGGGAGCAGCTGAATCACCGCATGAAGGATGTAAGCGGCCCCTATGTAAGGCTTCAAAACCGGCAGGGCGGCGAAGAGCTGTACCGCTTCGATTATGGTTCTGATTTAACAGAGGAGACAGCAATAGTAGTCGGGGAATTGTACCGTCATAACGGGGAATGGAAATTCAGCGCAGTAGGCAGCGGCTTTAACGGCGGACTGGCGGCACTGTGCGTGCATTACGGGCTGGAAGTGGAAGGGACAGGCTCTGCCGAGGTCGCTGCGGCTGCAGAAGCTGCTGTGCCGGCGGAACCGCAGCAAGCTGCGGCAACAGATCTGCCAGCCGTGCCGCCTGTTGAGGCAGAACCTGCGAAGAATGTTCTATCCTCGATTGATCTGCGCAAAAGAATAGTCCAGTTCACCCTCGAAAAGAAGCAATTGACCGGTGTGAGGGCCAGAGTCGGGATTGTGCTGGATATCAGCGGCTCGATGAGAAACTTGTATGCTGCCGGTGTCGTGCAGGAAGTTGTGGAGCGGATTCTGGCCGTGGCCGCCAAGTTTGACGATAACGGCTCACTGGATGTATGGGTGTATGATAATGAATTCAGCCGGCTCCCTTCGGTTACGGAACGTGATTTTGGGCAGTATGTCAAAACGCAAATTTTAAATAACCGCAGCATTCATAAATTTGGCCGGAATAATGAACCTCCTGTAATGGAGGATGTAATCCGCAAATATACCAAGGAAGATCAGGAAGATACTCCTGTATTTATTATCTTTATTAATGACGGCGGCGTGCTGAAATTAACCCGAAAAGTGATTATGAAAGCCGCTGTTCAGCCGATCTTCTGGCAGTTCGTCGGGATTGGATATTCGGATTTTGAAGTACTTGAAGGGCTGGACAACATGAGCGGGAGGATCGTGGATAATGCGGACTTTGTACATCTGGACCGGATCGAGCAGGTGAGCGACGAGGAGCTGTATGACAAGCTGCTGAATGAGTTCCCGCACTGGCTGAAGGCCGCCAAGGAGAAGGGGATTATCCGTGCATAAAAAAGACTACCGCTCCCTTACCGGTGCGGTAGTCTTTTCAGTATACAAGCTTATTTCTTTGAATCGCTGTCCTTCCGGCTGCGGAGCCGCTCCAGCTCGGCCTCTACCGCGCTGTTGAACACCGGGTCGGCTGCTGCCCCGGAATAATGGGCGGATTGCTCAGCCTGTGCTTCAAGCTCATTGATCTTGTCTTCCATCCGTTCGAACCCGCGGGCTGCCGCGCCGGCGTTGATCACCTGTCCAGGGTAGCCGGTATAAGCAGTTGGATTGTTCTGTGCAGCACGTCTGGTTACTTCTGCCGCTTTGCGGGCACGCTCGGTCAGTTCAGCTCTCTTAGCTTTCAGGCGTGTGTGCTCTTCTTTGGCGTTTTCCAGACTGACTTCCAGTGCAGCCAGGGCATTGCGGGTTTCTTCCAGACGTGCTGTACTTTCCTGTTCGCTCTCGGCATAACGCAATTTGGTGAGCAGTGCAGTTCTTGCAGCCGCCTCATTTCCCTCGGCCATGGCCTTGACTGCATCAGCTTCGCTGCGCTCCGCCAGAACTTTGTATTCCGCAATGCGGCGCTCCAGTACACTTACTGTGGCTTTAAGTTCGCGCTGTTTGCTTTCGGCGCTGCCGATTTTATCATCCAGGTCCCGCAAATATTGTCCGGTCAACAGTACCGGGTCTTCCAGTTTGTTCAAACCTTCGTGGAGTGCTGCCTTAGTAAGGGTCGTAATTCTTTGGAATATGCTGTTCATGTTCATTTCTCCTTTGATTGTAATTTAGGGATTCAGTATTAGTAATAGTCGTAGTGATCGTTGAAGCTGCTAAAAGTCTCTTTCGGAACCAGAATGCTGGCTACGATGTAGATTAGGGCAACAGTACCAAAGCTGAAGAATGCGGCCACAACAGCGATCAGCCGGATCAGCGTCGTATCAACATTCAAGTACTGGGCCAAACCTCCGCACAAGCCGGTAACCTTTTTGTCTCTTTCGGAACGGAATAGTTTTTTCATAATTATAAATCTTCCTCTCTTGTAATGGGTAAGCCCGAAGGCTGTTCGTCTTAGCCGTTATTTATGTCTTAATTGTAAAGGGATATGGGGCATGGCAAAACGGCCTGAGGACTGTTTTTGAATCCAGACCTAAGGCGGGGACGGTTCCCGCAGGAAGACGGGGGAATGTGCAGCTCTCTTTTAACATAAGGCAGCAGTTCATTGAATCCCGGCTTAACACTGGCGCACTATACTGTATCTATCTATTTCCTCCAATAGCCTGCAAGATTGATGAACATCCGGAGTATACAATGAAGATAAGGGAGGACCTTTCGTGGGAATTCATAAATATTTTCGCTCATTAAATGAACTGGAGCGGATTATCCGCTGCCCGGGTAAATTCAAATTCGAGGAGCACAGCGTCGCGGCCCATTCCTGGAAGGTTGTACAATATGCCAAGACGCTGGCCGATATCGAGGAAAAGCATGGTGCGGTGATCGACTGGAAGAAGCTGTACGAGATTACGAGCAGCCATGATTACGGGGAGATTTTTATCGGAGACATTAAAACCCCGGTGAAGCATTCCTCGCTGCAGCTGCGCTCGCTGATTCAGCAGGTTGAGGAGGGAATGGTCCACAACTTCATCGAAGAGCATATCCCGGAGGAGTTCAAGGCGATTTTCTTCCAGCAGCTGCGTGAAGGCAAAGATGAGTCGGTGGAGGGCCTGATCCTGGAGGTTGCCGACAAAATGGACCAGGTGTATGAGGCTTTTGCTGAAATGCAAAGGGGAAACACGGAGAAGGAATTTGTGGTCATGTACCGCAATGCGCTGATCAAGA
Coding sequences:
- a CDS encoding VWA domain-containing protein, whose translation is MQLLKGQKVDITKGNNISDITFSFGWTTTNAQMGIDAAAFLLSERGICERDEDFIFYGNPVSQDGAVTHAAAAQGDKESLTVFLSRLPQQIARIALTLTIYEGEQLNHRMKDVSGPYVRLQNRQGGEELYRFDYGSDLTEETAIVVGELYRHNGEWKFSAVGSGFNGGLAALCVHYGLEVEGTGSAEVAAAAEAAVPAEPQQAAATDLPAVPPVEAEPAKNVLSSIDLRKRIVQFTLEKKQLTGVRARVGIVLDISGSMRNLYAAGVVQEVVERILAVAAKFDDNGSLDVWVYDNEFSRLPSVTERDFGQYVKTQILNNRSIHKFGRNNEPPVMEDVIRKYTKEDQEDTPVFIIFINDGGVLKLTRKVIMKAAVQPIFWQFVGIGYSDFEVLEGLDNMSGRIVDNADFVHLDRIEQVSDEELYDKLLNEFPHWLKAAKEKGIIRA
- a CDS encoding 3'-5' exonuclease is translated as MNFTAIDFETANSSRSSACSLGLVQIRDGVITAEHVWLIDPRQRFDGMNIAIHGITPSMVQGQPTFGELWPTLVPLLQDEIVVAHNAAFDMSVLRYCLDASGNSYPAFQYMCSYLLSKKILQDLPSHKLNVVSQHFGITLKHHDALDDARASAGILLKLMEKEQHHDPLLLAGSQGYTAGTLYAGGYTPFKAQPKKAAKKPAKKRTSAAPGGSMGQYF
- a CDS encoding YfbR-like 5'-deoxynucleotidase; its protein translation is MGIHKYFRSLNELERIIRCPGKFKFEEHSVAAHSWKVVQYAKTLADIEEKHGAVIDWKKLYEITSSHDYGEIFIGDIKTPVKHSSLQLRSLIQQVEEGMVHNFIEEHIPEEFKAIFFQQLREGKDESVEGLILEVADKMDQVYEAFAEMQRGNTEKEFVVMYRNALIKIKNIDLKCVDYFLAEILPDMVNEETLSPVDIRRITEEALAL
- a CDS encoding PspA/IM30 family protein is translated as MNSIFQRITTLTKAALHEGLNKLEDPVLLTGQYLRDLDDKIGSAESKQRELKATVSVLERRIAEYKVLAERSEADAVKAMAEGNEAAARTALLTKLRYAESEQESTARLEETRNALAALEVSLENAKEEHTRLKAKRAELTERARKAAEVTRRAAQNNPTAYTGYPGQVINAGAAARGFERMEDKINELEAQAEQSAHYSGAAADPVFNSAVEAELERLRSRKDSDSKK
- a CDS encoding PspC domain-containing protein, translated to MKKLFRSERDKKVTGLCGGLAQYLNVDTTLIRLIAVVAAFFSFGTVALIYIVASILVPKETFSSFNDHYDYY